GCGAACATTGGCCTGATGTCGAACTCGACCTATCAACCGCCTTTGGTTTTATGCCACTGCCCGCTTTGGCCAGAGGAGATTTGGACTTAGTGGTCACATCAGACCCACAAGACATTCCCAATATTGATTACATTCCGTTGTTTCAATATGAGTCTCAGGTAGCCCTTTCACGTCACCATGAATTGGCAAAAAAAGAATATCTCACACCAGAAGACTTTAAGAAAGAAACGCTCATCACCTACCCCGTCGAAATAGAACGCTTGGATATTTTTAAGCATTTTTTAGGTCCAGCGGATGTGTCACCCGCAAAAATTCGTCATAGCGAGCTCACCTTGATGATGATGCAGCTCGTAGCAAGTGGACGCGGGGTTTGCTGTCTACCAAATTGGGCATTAACAGAATACACGAACAGACAATATGTCATAACAAAATCACTGGGGGAAGAAGGCGTTTGGTGCAAACTGTATCTGGCCATTCGAAA
The sequence above is a segment of the Marinomonas sp. IMCC 4694 genome. Coding sequences within it:
- a CDS encoding LysR family transcriptional regulator; this encodes MIEVRHLKTLSALRETGSLVDAAERVHLTQSALSHQLKDLEEKLGCALFIRKTKPVRFTSAGLRVLQLADDVLLSFRSAQRDIQRFAEGESGRLHIAIECHSCYEWLMPTIDHFREHWPDVELDLSTAFGFMPLPALARGDLDLVVTSDPQDIPNIDYIPLFQYESQVALSRHHELAKKEYLTPEDFKKETLITYPVEIERLDIFKHFLGPADVSPAKIRHSELTLMMMQLVASGRGVCCLPNWALTEYTNRQYVITKSLGEEGVWCKLYLAIRKDQRDNAYMEDLMSTASKTCFKNLKGILAPEL